CAGTGGCAATGGTATCATGAATAATAGAAACTTCTCAAACATGTCTCCTCAGAGTATTAATACacattcaaatataaattatacaaATACTAATACCACAAATATTGCATCGCCCTTGAGCAGTAGTTTCTTGGATGTAAATAATGCCCATACAGCCTCAGGTAGATCAATACCTTCTTTATCCACAATCATTCCGTACGCTGTACCAAGTTCAAACTCAAACTCAACTTCCAATAtgaataatggtaataatgcAGGTATCGCATCAAAAAGTGGATCTTATATTGCTTCTTTGAATCAATGCGGTCACAATCAATACAGCGCCTCTTTACCGAACAATATCGCTGCTATTGATTCAAATGTTATCTCATCCCCTATAGTGGACAGCGTGGAACCTAGATTTGTTGTGTCTCGTCACAAACTTCATGCAAGGACAAACTCACATTCAAATAACTACTTAAACACTCATTCTAACAATAATACGCATAGTTTATCAAGATCAAGTTCGCTATCATCTCAATTGGGTAGCTTATTTTTTTCGAGTGGTAACTATCACAGTAATAATTCTCctacaaataattatagTTATAATAACAATCAACCCACAAACTTACCTTCTACTCTACCCACATCAATCCCAAAACAACCTATAAGGGCAAGACAAGCCAGTTTTCACAGCGGTTCTCGCCAAcattcatcatcatcttcttaTAATGATCAATTCTTAGaacataataatactaacaCCAATACAAATAACAGCATGGGGACATCTCCCCAAATGGAACacactaataataatactaccatcaataacaatattaaGAATCAAAATACTTCTCAATATCAAAGTCCTTCAAAATCAATTCCCGTTCGTCCGATTCAACAGAATCAATCTCAATTACAACATCAATCCCATTCTTCCATGGTGGactttaaaagatttttcCGTAGAACTCCTTCAGGGTCTTTTTCTCCAGGCTCTTATAGTAAATCTATAGGCAGTAACACTCCGACTCCAAGGCAAGGTGATGATAATTCCTCAACTGCCACAAATACTACGAATACTGCTACCACcaatggtaataataattctaccATAGGAGGCCCAACTACTGCCActacaaatataaatattcaattgacaaataattcattctcttcatcttctaattcttcatctctGGACTTTACTCCTACTAGCTTAAATtataacaacaacaataacaatacatCTGCTAGTGTCTCcacaaataattttgaaaatttatacaataaagattcaaatgataatgCTGATTTACCATTCtccaagaaatatattttgacTGGCCAAGATTTAGGTCAAGGTGCTGGAGGATCTGTAAAATTagttaaaagaatttatgATAATCAAATCTTTGCtgtgaaaaattttagatCTAAATttactaatgaaaataaacgTGATTATATCAAGAAAATCACTTCGGAATATTGTATCGGTACCACTTTAAAACAtccaaatataattaaaactaTTGAAATCATTTATGAAATTGATACTATTTGGCAAGTCTTGGAATATTGtgaatttgatttattcGCCATTGTAATGAGTAACAAAATGTCTTATGATGAAGTGTCTTGTTGCTTCAAGCAGATTCTAACAGGTATTCAGTATCTTCATTCAATCGGTTTAGCTCATAGAGATctaaaattagataattgtGTCATTAATAAAGATGGTATTGTtaaattgattgattttGGGGCAGCTGTTGTCTTCCAATATCCTTTCTCAAAGAATTTGGTAGAGGCAACAGGCATTGTAGGAAGCGACCCATACTTGGCTCCTGAAGTTTGTATATTTGCAAAATACGATCCAAGACCAGTAGATATATGGTCTGCTGCAATTATTTTTGCTTGCATGATCTTAAAGAAGTTCCCTTGGAAATTaccaaaattaaaagataattcttttaaactATTTTGCTCGGGTAGAGATTGTGATTCTTTAAGCGCATTGGTAACCAAAACTCCAAATCCTCCATcatatgaaaatattgatgaatCTTCTTCTCCAAATACAGGGAATTCTATGAATGATGGACATAGTGGCAGTCATAGTCCAGCAAAACCTCAATCCAATAATCCATCTGATCCacataatttaaatattggtCCACAAAGGTTACTTCATACTTTGCCAGAAGAGTCACAATATATCATTTCTAAAATGATCGACCTTGCCCCAGCTTGTAGAGTAAATATTGATGAGATTATGAACGATGACTGGATCAGAAATATTGATATGTGCCgtattaatgaagaatctCTTGAACTATTCGCTGGTTCTAATCATTTGCATACCATTGTTGATCAAAGTGAAGCCCATATTGCAGGGCTagaaaggaaaaaaaggataatagccattaaaaatatatattattctcACCATTATTTAGCATTTATTTGAgcatttattaattatcaaCTTCATAtgagataattttttccataCTTGTaacatttatatatacatattttttattttttattcatattaaatatttccctttatttcaatatttgtattatgtATGTACTAATTTTTCTacataatattaatagtttACCATTGGTAAACATAGAACAAGAAAAGCTCTCCACTAATCTAATTAAATGAATCTTTTTAaacttcaaatatattttgttaaaGTATTTTGATGCTACTTTTCATTTTAGCAATTACtagttattttatttaaaaaattaagtgACAGACAGAATCTTCCAAAGAAGTTCGGGAAGCTCAAGAAACTCATACcttaaaaaatgaattttaaacttaattataataagaaaaatacaaattcaaaCTAAAATTAAggataaagaagaaaatagcattctattataaaatattgtaGCATATTACAATGTCTTCtccaaaaaattcattaatcaaattaattGTAGGAGCTGGTAAAGCCGCCCCAACTCCACCAGTAGGTCCAGCATTAGGTTCCAAAGGTGTTAAAGCAATTGATTTCTGCAAACAATTCAACGCAAAAACTGAGGCCTATCTTCCAGATACACCGATCCCAGTACTGATTACAGTAAGACCTGATagatcttttaaatttgaattgaaatCTCCTCCAACAgggtttttattattaaaggcACTTGGCAAAGAAAAGGGACATGggaaaacaaatattttaaataatgaaggAACTTTGGgagaattatcattaaaacACGTTTATGAAATTGctaagataaaaaaaactgatACAAGACATAGCACACTACCATTAGAAGGTATTAGCAAATCGGTAGTAGGTGTGGCAAGAAGTATGGGCATTAAAATAGTACCTTAGTTTTTAATATACTCCTTTCTTCATCTACGGGTCTATAAAAGTAACTCCCTACGAGACCTTTCTTCTGTacattaattgaaaatccTCATCATTTACATTCCATAAACCACTTGtagatattatatatatttatttatgtaataagtaaaaaaaacatttcaaaatttagcTTTGAATTTTAAGCTCcgaatatattttaaacaaacctatatatatatatatatatatgaatacccctatatataatattaaacattaataaaagaCCCAGGTAAATAAATGATGATtaagttattatttctaatttacaGTAAACTTCTATATATGAGGCtataatgatttttatGCGTATGCTAAtgattaaagaaaatagaCAATAATATAGAGATATGTCTATGTACCATGCTTTttttagatatatttttaagatttcttaaatacaatttaaattattttattttttcaattttcttctCTTATTTTGTTtccatttctttttatttttattattattattattattattattattattattattattattattattattattattattagaaacttGTGATCTCTGTGaaatagtttttttattcactACAGGAGATGATGTTACGCTGCTAGTATTGTTAGTATTTGACATTGGAATTGCTAACTGTTTAGCAGTAACATGATTTGAAGACAGAGAGACTTCATGTGGAGTTAAGCGAGTGTATAGCAGATAGTAAGCGTTTGGTTCCTTCAGCATCTCTCTTTCTGAGATCTTATTGATGTATTCGTCATCATATGTAGCCCAAGAGCCATCGGGCTGCTTGCAATGAGCAATATAATGACCTGAAGATAAGGAGCGACCTTCATGAACAACAACACTTAATAACTGATATTTGACGGGTAATATAGAGTCTTTACCGGCTTCACAAAATTCAGTTAAATCTAAAAACATCGGATAGGAGACAGCTTGCTTCATTTTAGATGATGAAGTACCattaaatctaaatttctttaaatggATTAATAATGTTTCTGGAGCTCTTAAGATCGTACTACGTTTTGTTGCATTCGTAGTTTTATTACATTTTTCACAAACGTAACCTTTCTTTTCCTTATCCACTTTAATCAATTCGGGATTAAAGAAATCTCTTATAGACTTTTCAATAGAGAATCTGCGAGTAAGACCTTCTTGAGAAGCGAATGATGTGTTGGTATCACTAGTAGtttttgaagatattgAGTTTGCGACTAAATTATCTTGAGTTTGTTTAGCATTAGATGAATCAGTATCAGCTAAAGCGTTAGTAGTGGTACCAACATTTTCTTCAGATGAATGAAGTTTACGTTTACCTTTCAAATGTAATGAAAGATCGTAAAATGGTTGTTCTGTTTTAGACACTTCACCACAGGATTTACAAGTGACCAATTGCTTTAATAGTCCTCcaaaaatatcataaaTGATGGATTCTGTCAGCTTATGACCTCTTGGAACTGAATCTTCTTGTAACCGTGACATTAATGACATAAAGTATTCATGTGAATCTTCTTGTTGCCATTCACTCATCATACAGTTAATATCATCTAATCTCGATATTAATCTTTTTGGATCAAAATAAGAGCTACTGGAAGATTtgccattttttttattctttaaagGTAAATTCCACATTTTTCTACTAGTCTCAGCCAAAGTATAAGATACAGAATTTGGCTTAATAGTTGAGCTATAGTTACCGCGTAATATATCGAACAAATAATGCTGAACAGCAGGTATATGAAGCATAGCTTGGACTGCAGCATTTGTATAGCAAGTCACCCCATGATTCAGTAATCCTTTTAATTTCAGGCTAGATAATTGTGGACcccaatttttaattattttagaaTCTTTATTACAACCtctatcattaatatttttattaaattcataaAAAGCTGAAGTATTTTCAGTATTAGattttggtaatttatGCTTCAATTCTTCaccttcttcttcatttttagaGTATTTCTtgtcttcttcttctggaGTGTCTTTTGAAGATTCGCTGCTATTATTGGTACTCTCTTCTGAGTTTTCTTTTAGAAGGGATTCTTGATAATCTTTTGCCTCCAGttgtaattgtaatttttcagaGTCTGAAATAGGTTCTAActcatcatcaatatccATGTCATCTTCGGTTTTAGTAGATATCTTTATACTGTCTTCTTGAGACTGTTCGGATACTGTAGAGGAAAGGTTGTTAAcatcttcattaaaatcttcatcatcatcttcggcttcatcttcaatatcatcTGTGGCTTCCTCACCCTCCTTGTCTTCATTACTACTAGTCTCAGCATTACCTTCTGTATTAGTTTCTATAGTAGAGTTCATTACCCTCAGTTGTTGAGCTGATTGAGTACCAGTACTTAGACCTAAGTCTTCACTTATGTTTTCATTATCGTCTTCATGGCTAGCTTTATCAATATCCTCACCAAGATCTTCACCGATATCCTCTCCCAGATCTTCCCCCAAATCTTCAGTAAAATCTGTGGAAAGCTCTTGATTATTAGAAGTTTTTTGAATATGGTGGGTGTTCAAAATTTTGTTAACATTAACAttaacattatttaaattaccTGTCTCAGAAGAGTCCGTAGCCGGGCTAGTAGCGTATTCTCTAGCCTCgtgaaatatttcttcatcttcagaggaagaagaagacACAGTAGCATTAATAGCGCCATTGACACTAGCATTGTTTTGAGTCTCGTTGACATCAGTGTCACTTAACAAAATATCATCGTTAGTATCATTCTTATTCTTAGCAGCCTTCTTACTAGAATATACAGCCTTTTTTGTAATCGGTGTTTGAGAATACATCGCTAATGCCTCTGCCATTGATTTgggtaaatttttcttgtgatatttatttttcatagACTCATTAGCACCAGTATCAATATCCTCTAATGTATCACTCAGATCTGCATGACTAACCTTAGCGTCGTTAGATCTATCCTCATTCTTGGATTTAGCGCCGATGATTATATAATTGCTATTCACTTCACTAGAAGTTCCAGCTGTATTTTTAGCAGTCATGAATGCCAGAGGATTGGCCAAGATTCTGTCCACTAGGGGTTTGATGGTATCCTGGGCAGCCATATTTCTCTCGTGAGCTGTTGCGCAgttgatatttattttcttgcCTGGGTTACAAACCGTCTTTAGTGATCCAGTTCTTCGAACAAAAATTGTTCTACTACTTGAAACAGGTAATGACTCTTAATGATCAGCCTTCTTTAAAGCTTCCATATAGACTCTTGCTCCACATTAGGGTTTGAACAGCCTAATCAGATCTTAGAACAATTTCCAGAAAGCATATACTTTCTGGATTGTTTCTCAGGTCCAATGTATTAGTGGTTTTTGCTCATCGCTTtgtgaaaaatttcaaaaccAATGAAGTGCGGGTAACCTGGATAAAATTGATGTTTGAATAGTTTTGACAATCAACACTAAGGTGAAGAAGTaagtattaataatttaatatgaaTTTTACTTCAAGGTGTCATTATAATATCAGTTACTTGTAGGTATTTGTatataaagaagaaaataggtttaaattaatacccaattatatatatcaagGTAATATCAGGATGGGATATAGAGGGTTTGGCTTAGAGCAATTATCTCCACCGTCTAATAGGCCGTTTAACCAACTAACACAAGATGAACAGGCAGAAAAGGGTGCTCAAATGATGTTAAATTTCATGTCATCATGCCCTGGGAAATTTGCAGTGTCTGGTGTTACTGGGTTTGCACTTGGTGGGGTATTTGGGCTATTCATGGCATCCATGCAATATGATACACCGCTTCATACGTCTTTACCAGGAGTTCCAAATGctgttaaaaatatatctgaCTTACCATTCAAACAGCAAGTTAAGTTACAATTCGCTGATATGGGAAAACGGTCGTGGTCCAGTGCCAAGAATTTTGGGTACATGGGTATGATTTATTCCGGAGCTGAGTGTGTAATTGAATCCATTAGAGCTAAGAACGATATTTATAACGGGGTTTGGGCAGGCTGTGTGACAGGCGGAGGACTGGCATACAAATCTGGTCCCCAAGCTGCTGCATTGGGTTGTGCAGGGTTTGCTGCGTTCTCAACTGCTATAGAACTTTATATGAGAAGTGAAGATGGCGCCCCACCAAAGAACGATTTTGATGcatgaatatttatttatatattgtctattataaatgaatattcCAACAACACCTTGTACATATCCGAATACATTTTTCTATTAGCCTTCTTAATGTCatgtaatatattttcataattaccacttctttaaatataacaaaaattGCATTCTATAATACTAGTCCTAAATATTacatataaaaaaaacaatgatattagatataattaaaattattattaaaactgTCCAATAAATACATCGTACCCGCGTTTGAGatacattattaatattacaCGTGCTACAAGCACTTGAATCCTCCCCCACCTGCTGTTGTTTTGATGGTATAGTTGTGTCACCATGAAGCTGCAGAGTTTCATAAAGAATATCtatctttcttttattaatttgcATTTCATTTTGAAGTCGTCGTATTACTGGGGTATCTTCTAAACCggaaatttgaataatgcTTTGTCTTTTTTCTCTTCGACTCGagatatttgataattgatCATCATTATGACCATCATATTTATAGAGATTGTTGGTTGACCTTATTCTCCTTCTGCTTCCATTTACCAAGTTCACATAACTGTTAGAATCATTCTctgataaagaattatcagCTTTTATTAATCcatctttttctttgttaTTCCCAAACGGAAGATTTTCAATATCGTTTAATGTATGTATTTCTATACCTTTGTTTTTGCCCCAGATATCTTGATTTTGCTCGTTTTGTCTCTGTCGCTTCAAGATATTTTCCCATTTAGTTTGGATAGGCTTTTGAAATGACGTTAATTTTCTCTTGTTATCTCTTAGAAACGATTCTTGATGTGAGATATCTTCGTCCTTATGAAATGACATACTTTGATATGTCATTGAATTTGGCTTGGGATAATTTAGTGGCACAGGATTGCctaaaactttttttatttgggAAATCTTGCTATTACTTAACTGACTCATAGAAACTCTGGGGTCTTTTGTattaacattattattaataccGCCAAGATGCGTCCTTTTTTGGTTAATTCCTGATAATGGAGTTAAACTTCTAATCAAACGAGGCGtcaattcaatattatctaCGTTAGACAAAAATTTACGATTTGTATTATGGGTTTCACTCATAAGCTCTATTTCAGTGTTTTGGTTCTTTTCCAACTTGGGAATATCATTTTTGCCCGGGATAGGTGTCGATAATATTGTGTCATTCTTAAGCACATCTTCTAAATTAGAGTTAGTGTTGCTATCTCTACTATATCTAAAGGATGGCGAATTTTTGATTTCGTTCTCATCTATATCGGTAGATGTCTGATTCAAGGGATATCTCTTTTCAAGTTCTCTTGGCTCTCGTATGAATGACTTTGAATCTATAGAATTATCGGAATCACTATGTGTTCTATAATGTagttttgttttgaaaattCCATTGTTTTTATCTGCaatcaattctttatttttctccACAGCATGGCCAAGTCGCTCTCTCAAATAAGATATTCGTTTATcactttctttttttatattatcagACATTGCCGTATCATCTGGGATTaggatattattaataaatgataCCTTTGGAAGATTATTCTCTATATGATGTTTCCAATGATTGTTAGATATATTCGTATGCTAAAATCACTTTACTGTTTATTCATGGATTGTTCTTCGAAGGATTACTATTCCTCCTAAAATTTACTCAAAACAGAAAAATGAAAGGTTGATCTGTTTTATCAATAGTATTAAAATTGGTTATTTAAACCATTCAGAATAGTttataatttcttcttttattctATAACGCTTTATTAGTTTTAAACGCcaattaaaattcttgATTTGTTGTTTATTTTGTCACCGGTGTCACTAAATAAAACAAGTCACGTGAACTTTCTCGACACAATTTCTAGAAGATtgtaattaaatatttcttattatGTTACATAGGGATAAACTTTTAGTAacttcaaattatttattatagaTTTATCTAAGGTTACTAAATTTCATATAAAGTTCATATTAGTCTACATATTTCAACTCTGATGTTTGAGGATAACAACGTTGCATTTCACAGTTACCTTCTTGTGATAATCTTATGAATGTCTTTGATAGATTCGAGATTGCCTTATTTTTATGTAATGCTAGTTCAATaatcttttcaaatatgaAAGAAGTTTcgaaattttttgaaaatattttcttattcacaattttatctttaataaactCAAAATTCAGTATTTTAGCAAAAATCTCTAAAACAAGAATTACTATTGTATTATCGCTAATTTCAAGACAGTCTGATAATGGCCTAATAAAATCTTGATCAAGTAAGTAATCTATTATTTCATACTCAGTTTCAACCACAGTAACACAATTATAAATCACCCAACATACTTCTATTTTCCTGTCTACAACGTCATACTTTAATAtatctattaataaagGTATAATTCCTATATTAATAacttcttttatattttctatctTCCCACaacaaatattagaaataatccaaattgTATTCTTTTTCCCCACATATCCTTTATTATCCAAACTGCTTTTAATAAGAGGAAGAAGTCCgaaatcaataatatttctcaCTTGATCGTCACTTCCCATGCTAATTTTCACTAAagtttgaagaattagctTTCTAATTTTTACCATATCggtatttaatatattgattAATACCTCTACAACCCTATTatctaaaaaatattgaattgtagattcttcttcatctatTAAATAGGAAGCAACACGAGCTgcatttaaaacaattctaaaatcaggtgataataataatgaagaaagaAACGGTACTAttcttaataattcttctttatcttcATAATATGTCTCCTTTGAACTAATATCTTTGCATAAATTTGCCAGAGTCCAAGAGATTATCCGTACCATTGAAGTTTGATAgctatttctattattaagtAATCCCACTAGGATCCTAACACTTTTATTGTATATTACCAAATGCCTATTGTATACAGAATTAGAAGCAATATTTCCTAGAATCCAAACAGACTGctctttaatttcatctgATGTAGAATATAATAGGCTAATTAATCTGagaataatattcaaatccACCATGAGAGATATACTGTCATTTGAGAAAGAACTGATGATTCTCAAACAGCAAATTGAGTTACACTGAATTTGCTGAGGAGCACCAGGGTCTACACAATGAACTAATTTAGGAATTATTCCGGATCGAATGATAGATGTTGAATTGATTGCGGTCTGCAGATGTAACAATTGCCTTAGTTTTACCAAGATTGAACAAATGCTATCTGATCCTGAATGACTTAATTTGGAAGCAATTCTGGGTAATTCAGTTTCGAAGTCATTAGAAGCAATATCAACGTAATAGTTAAGATTGAAATCATATGTTGTATCAGTGATGTTTGTGTTGAAATAGCCAATTAAGCCATCCATGTTATAATTTGaccttaaaaaaattgaatttattctACTGCAAGGATATTTTTCAGCCATTGCTGCGTCAATAACATTTCGCTTTGAAAGATATTCATCTCTAAATGCCTTTCTTGTTTCAATATGTTTTTGAtgatttcttcttttcaattcattgTGATTAAATctctttttattcttatattttttaattctataagcattagttttattattattattattattattgttgctTTCCGAGGTCATCTAACTTATATCTCAAAAagcaaagaaaattataaatgtATAGACTTAGTGAACCAACCAATTATTAGCAAAAATTAGatgttaatattattagccAGCTCATAAaacaatgaaaataaatactaATTAAATTACTCTTGATAGTATCTTTTAACtatcataatattatttacgAAGATTCTTTTGTGGCGCATAAAAAGCAGCTAAACCGATAGATATCATTACtcaatgaaaataattaattatttaaatatttgatgattcaaaaagaattaagTATTAGGCATTACACacaaaagaattattaggCATAAGGATACAATTGTACTTTAAGTTAGTTTATAAAGgcataaaaaaataaaaaaataatccaaattaAACCTGCAACAGAAAAGACGCCTGCTTATTTAGCGTTCCCTTTTATcgtttaaaaataaatatattaacaGAAGCCATTCAGAGCGCTAGTTTGATTCCAAGGATCTtccatttttcattaactcataaactaatttaaaataaattcatacCCCCAtacttaataatttgattaagTACCATCATTGTCTCTAATAATGGAATAGAAAAAAGATAGATAGGAATATCAATTGTCAATTAATTAaactataataataataaagcaCCGGCAACAAGAGCAGGACCAGCAGCCATAccaaatatattcataGAGTTCATACCAGCCACATTTTCGATATCTCTTTCAACAATTCTGGCACGGGtttcaatatcttcagtttcaaattcaacTTCAACTGGTTCTGTTTCTTGTGGTCTTTCTGGGGCTTCGGTGATGATATCTCTCTTGAAATGGGTTTTGTGAGATTTCTTGGTTTTGTTGAATTTACCATATTTGTGAGTACCAGAAATAGTTGGTTTGTGAGATTTCTTGGTTTTGTTGAATTTACCATATTTATGAGTACCAGAAATAGTTGGTTTGTGAGATTTCTTGGTTTTGTTGAATTTACCATATTTGTGAGTACCAGAAATAGTTGGTTTGTGAGATTTCTTAGTCTTGTTGAATTTACCGTATTTCTTAGTACCTGATATAGTTGGCTTATGAGATTTCTTGgttttattgaatttaccGTATTTCTTAGTACCAGAGATAGTTGGCTTGTGAGATTTCTTAGTCTTGTTGAATTTACCGTACTTCTTGGTGTTGTGAGTGGTATCAGTGAATGGTAAACGAGAAGTCAAGGTAGTGACCTCTTTGTTTTCTTCAGTAGTATCTTTATCTTTAGCTACAGCAAAAGAGGCCAAAGTAGCCAATAAAGTCAAGGAAACTGCTGAATATCTCATCTTGTTCTATTTAACAATTAATTCTatggtaaaaataaatcaaattcttGAAAAGTGGCAAAGTTCagttataaatatttttatattaaaccTTATTTtagttcttttatatttttaaaaatgaagacAAATACAAAATCAATTGGATGGTTCTATTTggattaataataagatgGTATCTTAAATTATGGTAGTTAGGATCGctattgataaattttcaaatttttccgacttttattttgttgagTGTGAGGATAAATATGCAAAACAAAAAGGGTTTTGAAAAGAATCGAAAGGGCGAAAGTAGTTTAAAACAATtggaatgaaaaaaaagttggTTTCAAGTCGAAGTCGAAAGtaatatcaaataaaaatttagaaagcGAACGCACAGGTTGATGAGTTGGTTATATATAACGTACAACAGTATTTGAATACAATAGTTATCTCTCAAAGAGGGAATTGAAGGAGTTCTGAATAAAGTCCACGAGGACttcaaatttctttttcaattggcTTCAAGGAGATGCCGAGTAGTTTTTTCATAGCTCCCTTTTGAAAACAcaaacaaatacaaatatggCCCAGTTAAGAACACAGATAAACACACGATTATGCAATCTAGAACCTTTATTCCGTACAGTGTCCATAAGCTTAATGATGCTATCGTTGAACCAGACATGGCCACAGGGGCATCCGCTACTTTCTCAGACACTGAATTACCGGTTTGCTTCCCTAAACAAACACCGGGCAACGGATAAAACCAATCGACAGAGTAGCTAATCAAAATACACTGGATTCCTCCAACCGGCTCTTGCCATCCGTACCCTAGTGCCCAATCTGCAAGGATGTTAAACACTTATGCacctattattatttcattatttttttcacttgtcaaaataaacaaacCATATTGGGAAACAGTCAATACCCGAAGGTTCCCCAGAAAATCCCGCAGCAAAATCTGTGTTGCAGTTGACGGAATGTCCTTTTCTGGTTAGCTCCGAGCCGAGCAGTTTACTGTGGTAatgaacaaaataaaaaatgatgGCCAAAATGATGGTAAAGTGtgtttatttgtttgtaTATTGAAATAACACTGCTTACGTAGAATTTCTCGCGTTGTAACTAGTTATGGTAACGCAAGCTATAAAagtttcaattttcaaCGGCGAGAGAAGTTTGAGTGAGCGGTGAACTATTGATTACTATTCTA
The window above is part of the Henningerozyma blattae CBS 6284 chromosome 2, complete genome genome. Proteins encoded here:
- the NPR1 gene encoding serine/threonine protein kinase NPR1 (similar to Saccharomyces cerevisiae PRR2 (YDL214C) and NPR1 (YNL183C); ancestral locus Anc_2.71), producing the protein MLSLTRLLQGSGGPTTSPASNTTATTVTTTTTTTTTTAPSTTAISDPTNNNPNKTASHTPTIATVSDSNTTNATTKAANTTAMMTTANSTVTATSTTSTSGNGIMNNRNFSNMSPQSINTHSNINYTNTNTTNIASPLSSSFLDVNNAHTASGRSIPSLSTIIPYAVPSSNSNSTSNMNNGNNAGIASKSGSYIASLNQCGHNQYSASLPNNIAAIDSNVISSPIVDSVEPRFVVSRHKLHARTNSHSNNYLNTHSNNNTHSLSRSSSLSSQLGSLFFSSGNYHSNNSPTNNYSYNNNQPTNLPSTLPTSIPKQPIRARQASFHSGSRQHSSSSSYNDQFLEHNNTNTNTNNSMGTSPQMEHTNNNTTINNNIKNQNTSQYQSPSKSIPVRPIQQNQSQLQHQSHSSMVDFKRFFRRTPSGSFSPGSYSKSIGSNTPTPRQGDDNSSTATNTTNTATTNGNNNSTIGGPTTATTNINIQLTNNSFSSSSNSSSLDFTPTSLNYNNNNNNTSASVSTNNFENLYNKDSNDNADLPFSKKYILTGQDLGQGAGGSVKLVKRIYDNQIFAVKNFRSKFTNENKRDYIKKITSEYCIGTTLKHPNIIKTIEIIYEIDTIWQVLEYCEFDLFAIVMSNKMSYDEVSCCFKQILTGIQYLHSIGLAHRDLKLDNCVINKDGIVKLIDFGAAVVFQYPFSKNLVEATGIVGSDPYLAPEVCIFAKYDPRPVDIWSAAIIFACMILKKFPWKLPKLKDNSFKLFCSGRDCDSLSALVTKTPNPPSYENIDESSSPNTGNSMNDGHSGSHSPAKPQSNNPSDPHNLNIGPQRLLHTLPEESQYIISKMIDLAPACRVNIDEIMNDDWIRNIDMCRINEESLELFAGSNHLHTIVDQSEAHIAGLERKKRIIAIKNIYYSHHYLAFI
- the MRPL19 gene encoding mitochondrial 54S ribosomal protein uL11m (similar to Saccharomyces cerevisiae MRPL19 (YNL185C); ancestral locus Anc_2.70) produces the protein MSSPKNSLIKLIVGAGKAAPTPPVGPALGSKGVKAIDFCKQFNAKTEAYLPDTPIPVLITVRPDRSFKFELKSPPTGFLLLKALGKEKGHGKTNILNNEGTLGELSLKHVYEIAKIKKTDTRHSTLPLEGISKSVVGVARSMGIKIVP